The genome window AGCGGGAGAGTGTTCAGTCTCGATGCGATAAATCCCGGGTTGCCAACGGCTGGTAATCGCATCCAGCATCGTTTCTTTCGCCATGAGATAATCGCTATCTGGATGGTCGGGAGGGACACAACGCTCATCGCCCCAGAAGAAATCAATTTGATTCCACGGAATGCTGGAAAGGTAAGGCTCGGATGCTAACACCTGATACAATTTACGAGGAGTGTTCCCCCCCGAAAGGGAGATAGAACAGCGTTTTTTTTGTTGAAGTGTATCTGTAATTCGTTGCTGGATGAACTTTGCCGCTTCCTGTGCTAGTATTTCCGAAGTGGGTAAGAGATGAAGAATACCTTTAATCATAATAATTTCTTCTCCGTCAAAAAGTGAATTGAATCCCATTGGCTTGCATTTCTTCTATGAATTCCCCATAGGAAAATAAAACTGAAGGTGTAATCAACCCATTGGGCAGGTTTGTGTTACCCAATACGCGGGATGCCGCGTAGCCTGCAATTTTTGCTGTCAAAGTGTAAGGGCCCTTTCCAGAGACAAGAGCCTGTCTCCAATCTTGCTCCTGTTGTTCTTGTACGCCAATGAGAATTTCGAAAGGACTTTCAGCATCTTCCACCGGGAGCGGGTCATGACGGCTGATGAGCGTGTAAACCCATTTCCCGAAAATCGAGCGCATAAAACGGGCAAAGTAGGGGAGAACCACAGGACCCCAGAAACCCCATGAACGGGAGACTGTCATCCAGACTTCTACGCTTCTAACCGGATGTCGCCATGGCACACTGAAAACTTCTGCACTGGGAATTTGAATAGCAGTTTGGACGCCGCTTGGAAACTGAAATTGAGAAGATTTGCCCGCCGGAACCATGCCATTCCAACTGCCATCCTGAAAACCAATCCATGAAGTCGTCAGGCTTCTCAAAGCGGAAAGTCGTGTGCCTTTAGAGATTTTAGTGTCAGGGGTATGGTACACCACATACACGTGTTGTGCTGAGGTTTCCTGTAATAATTTGGCGATGATTACATCAGAGAGCGCTATCTCAAAAGCGCAAGCCGGCAGTAGAAAGGAATGATTTGTTACAGCCATTTTATGATAGGTTTGCAGGCGGTATACAAATGCTAATTCATTGGTAGTGTCTAAATAGTGAACCCCTGCAAACGAAGCCATTTGAGCCACTTTCTCTCCCAAGTCGGTAAACGGACCTGCGCAGTTAATCAACAGGCGCGTATCTTTGAATAGGGGAGGCAGGGTCTCATTTTTTTGCGCATCGGCTACAATCCAGGCAGGTCTGGACGGTAAAGAATTGGACAGTTCTGTCAACCGTTCTCTTGAGCGCCCCGCAATTCGAAATGGAAGTCCTCGACGTTCCAGTTCAGCGGCAATTTTTCTTCCTGTGTAGCCTGTTGCGCCGAAAAGAGTAATCATGATGTGCCTTTCTTTCTACCCGACGTATTGGATCAAGATGCGGTCCACTGCCGCCCCATAACTTTCTCCAAAAATGTTCAGGTGGTTCAGTAAATGATAAAGATTGTATAGAACTTTTCGTTCCTGATACTCGGGCTCAAGCGGAAAAACACTTTGATACGCTCGATAAAAATCGGCTGGAAATCCATGGAACAATTCTGTAAAAGCAAGGTCGGCTTCCCTGTCTCCATAGTAAATTGCAGGGTCAATCAGAATAGGCGTACCTTCTATATCGAATAGCACGTTTTCAATCCATAGATCCCCGTGTAGTAAACTGGGTTTGGGTGTGGCGGGAAGCCATTTCTCAAGATGATCCATCAGTTTTTGCAGGCGCTTGCGCTGTGTTTCGGTTAGTAAATGGTTTTTTAATGCTAACTCAAACTGGAATTGCAAGCGTTGAGTGCGAAAAAACTCAACCCAATTTGCAGTCGGGGAATTCTTCTGAGGAGTACTACCAATGTAATTATCAATATCTAACCCAAAAAATACTGAGTCGGTTTTTAAGTGGTGTAAAGCAAGTTGTTCACCCAATTTTCTGAAGGAAAGAAGAGTAGGGGAGGGGGAGGCAGAAATCCATTCCAGCAACAGATATCCACAACCTTCCAGTTCTTCAGGCGTTCCCAGCGCAATGACACCAGGGGTCTTGATAACACCTTTTTGGGCAATTCGCGAAAGTCCATCCACCTCGGATGGGAATACCGAGGCTAAAGAGCCGCAATTCCATTTTAGGAAATAGGATTTTTCGCCCGCTAAGAGTCGCACCCCATGATGAATACATCCTCCTGACACAGGCTTGGTTTGCACCAGGGTGTCCAGTGGAAGTCCAAGATGCTGAAGAATGGAACGCTGAACCTTAAGAGGTGGATTCATCATCTTTCTGAAAGTGTTTAAGAAGATTCTGACAGGAAGCATGAATAAGGTCAAAAACCTCATCAAAATCCCCTGTATAGTAAGGATCAGGAATGTCCTGAGGGCTTCCTGGAGGGGCAAAATGGGTGAGCCTCTGCACCTTATCAAAGCCTTTCAGTGCTCGCACGTTGTCACTGTCCATGACCAAAATGTGATCATAGTATTCCAAATCGCGAGGGGTGATTTTAACAGCGCGTTTGGTTGGGTTGATTGGAATGCCATGCTTTTTCAAGACCGATAAAGTTCCCGGATGGGGTGGCTCGCCAACTTCCCAGGAGGTGGTTGCGGCAGAAGCCACCTCAAAATGGTTTTCAACACCGGCTTGCTTTACAAGGTGTTGAAAGATGGCTTCTGCCATTGGAGAGCGACATATATTTCCTGTACAAACAAAAAGGATTTTATGACGATGATTTTGATGTTCCATAGAATTAATTTTAATGGCAAAATCGAGTTTGCTGAGAAAATAGAGGAAAGATGAGCAGAAAAATAGCAACCCGTTTTTTAATAGGCTTGGTTTTCTTCTGGAACATTCAGGCGGCAATAGTCTTTCTTGCCTTTCCTCGTGAGTACCTTTCCTCTTTCATACTGAGTGGAAAGGTTGGAGAAAAAGTGATTCAGTCCTGGGGAATTTTGTTTATCATGTGGAATATTCCGTATTTCATGGCAATGCTTAATCCAGAAAAGGAACGTGGATTGGTTCTTGCCTGTTTACTGATGCAACTGGTAGGGGTGGTGGGTGAGACGTTTCTTTATGTGGATTTATCCGAGCAATTCTTCACTGTAAAACAGTCAATCCTGCGCTTTATTGTGTTTGATGGCGCAGGATTGCTGTTTTTGTTCATTGCCTGGTGGTTGTCCAGAGATCAGTCAACCGCCACTGCTTGACGCTTTTGAATTAACTCATCACGCCGTTGCTCCATCATACGGCGCACTTTTTCTGCATCTCTGGGGTAGGTGAAATAGAAGATGGAGAAGAGCAAACCACAAATGACCCATGGGAAAGGTATGGTCCACAGAAGCGCGTTGGTCAACCCAATTTGATCCGCCAGAGAACCGGCGATATAACTGGCAAATGCGGATAAACCACCTTCAATCAGATTGACGATCGAATACGCGCTGGAACGCATTTCGGGAGGAACGACAGCCTGCATCATGGGTTCTTTTGCACCTCGGCCAGGCCAGCCAATCAACAGCGCAGTCACAGAGGCAAAAATGAAGAGTTGGATGAAACTCCAATTTTTTGCCTGTGTGAGCAAGATGTACATGAGAGGAACACCCACGAAAACCGAAAACTGTCCAATGACAGTACGCCCGTATTTGGGGTTTACTTTCTCAGCAAAATCTCCAATGAAACCGCCCAATAAGTTACTGATGGCAGCACTCACCACTACGCCAGCAAATACGAGGGGCGCACTTCCTTTAGGGTCCGAAAAAGAAATATCGTTCGAATAACCCAGTTCGCGCACCATCCAGTTAATGAAGTAAATACCCATGACAACCCAGGGCATGGAGCCGGTGATTCCCTGTAAAATGGCTGCCCAAATGGTGGGGATACGCAGGGTATTGAACATATCTTTCCAGTTAATGGAATATTCCTTTTCGTCATCGTGAGTAATCAGCCCTGCCAGTTCCGGCTCAGCAGAACCACGAGGTGGTTCCTCCACGAGCAGCCAGATGATGATCCCTGAAAGAATACTGGCTAATCCCAAGCCAATAAACCCCCAGCGCCACAGTTCCGGTGAAGCCACAAACCCAAGAGCCAGCACCCCCAGCACGGTCCCCATTAACCCCACCAAACCTATGACCCCTAAAGCGCGCCCGCGCTGATTTTGGGGGTAGTGATCTCCCAGCAAAGAAAATGTTGCTGGCATCAAACATCCCAGTCCCAAACCAGAGATAGCTCTAATAAGCAACATGCTGTAAAAATTGGGTACCAAACCGACAAGGACTGTCCAGATTCCCCAAACCCCAGTCCCAAAGATGAGTACTTTTTTGCGGGAAAACTTATCAGAAACATATCCCCAGAAAGGCGCGCTAACCGTTTGCGCAATACTGCGCAGGGTTTCCATGATTCCTATTTGCTGAAAGGTAATTCCCCAAATGCTTTGAATGATAGGAGAAAGTACCCCCATGGATTGACCTTCGCCTTGGTCGACAAGGTATCCCAAGCCAAGTGCAAAGAGTGTGCGTCCAGAATGTTTGTGTTTTCCCATATATCATCCTTATTGAGAAGATTGAAACCATTTTAGAGCCGACGAAAAGATCTGTCCAGCGAAATTAATCCAAAAATTTCGAGATAAAAGAAAGTAGGGGAGGGGGGTGGACAATCAGATCACCAGCGAATTTAGAATCTTGTGTTCCCTGATATTTTGTTTGTATTAGCGAGTTCACCGAAAAGGAGAGTGTGAAGATAGAGAAATGCATTGATTGGTGTATGGTGGGGGAGGATGAATTTTTTTATTTCAGATTATGTTTTCGATAAGTATTATTATCGAAAACATAATACAGGGATGGTTTTTGCGTTCTAATAAACAATCAAGGCAATGTTCATAGTCTCTCATCAAAATTTAGCCCTTTGAAGAACGATTGCCAATGATCAACTCCATTGAATACACATGAATACCACACATTGTTCCAATATTATATTTGAGGCTGTTGTCAATTCCGTGGGAAGGACTTTCGGTAACAACAGTGCGATTTATCAATTACTACCTCAAACTTAGCCTCTGTCAATTCTTATAGTCGAATAAAACTCAGACGCCGCATCTAATACTATACGAAATTTGAAAAATAATATTTCAATTTTGGATGATTTTTTTGTTTATTTCCGATATAATTTGAGCGCAACATAACAGGTTTTACCTTTGCCCCCTTCCCCACCCTATCCTGTTAGTTTCTTACAAATGTCAGACAACTGAAGGGCCCGTATGATCCGAAAAGCATTACAAATTGTTTACCGCAGACTTACTGAACAGGGCTTACGGATTTCTCTCTTGTGGTTGTACGGACGTGGATTACCTGCCCTGACCGGTATGCCGCTCCTCAGGTTTTCAAGAATAACCCCCAGTCTTTACGTAGGTCCTCAGTACCGGAAAAATGGATTACGTCTTCTTCAGTCTGAAGGAATCCATGCGGTGGTTAATATGCGGGAGGAAAAAGACGACCGGGATTTTGGACTGGCGCCTGCACAATACTGTTACTTGCCTACACCAGATGATGAAGCCCCGACCATAGAACAACTTCATCAAGGCGTTGATTTTATTCAGAAAATTATTCAACAAGGTGGCAAGGTATACATTCACTGCGGTGCTGGAGTTGGACGAGCGCCTACCATGGCAGCGGCGTATTTTATCCATCAGGGAATGAGCGTTGAAGAAGCCATCAACACTATTCGGTTGGTCCGCCCGTTTATTTTTATCACCCCGCCACAGATTAAACAGTTATACCGTTATTACGAAATTGTCCATTCGGATGGACACGTTTCTTAACCCTTTCTGTGGTTAGCACGATGCTGAATCATTTCTGCAAGGATAGAAATGGCGATTTCTTCGGGTGTTTCAGCGCCAATAGGCAGTCCTATAGGCGCATGAACCTGTTGGAGTTTTTCTTCAGGCAAGCCTTTTTCTCGGAGTGACTGGAAAATCAAGTAATTCTTTCTGCGACTCCCAATCATTCCGATATACCCAGCATCAGTTTGTAAAGCCTGTTCCAACACCTGGTAATCCTGTAGGTGGCCACGAGTAACGATGACAATGTAATCAGTTGTCTTAAATTTTCTTTCCCGGAAAATATCTGTAATTGATGACGTCACAATAATTTCATCGGCTTGAGGGAATCGATCTGGATTGGCAAACTCATCCCGGTCATCAATCACTACAACCCGGAAACCTACAGGTTTGGCAAACAGTGCAATGGCCTGCCCTACATGCCCGGCTCCAAAGATGTAAGCGGTAGTTTGAGGCTCATGGTACTCAAGGAAAACAGAAACGCCAGAAATCGTCATAAATTTTGTTTTTGCCTCTATCGACACATCCGACGTTTGGGGAATCCACCCTATCTCCTCGCTGGTTGAGAGGTTCTTTCCGCCATACAGACAGTCCCCATTGTCTTGAAGTCCGATAATTTCTACAAAGTTTTGCGCTTTCTCCTCCCATGTAAGAATGGTTTGCTGTACGTTGAAAAATTCCGAGTCGCTTTTGGGAACGCAGGTAATCAGTACAAGCACTTCCCCCCCACAGATCATATCCATTGAAGCGGCATCCTTACCTGTAAATTGATAAGACTGCAGTTCACCTTTCAGTTGATTTAACCTCACAAGGCATCTTTCAATGACTTTTGCTTCGAGAACTCCCCCACCAATTGTGCCGGCTGTCCTTCCATCCGGAAAAACAAGCATTTTTGTCCCGGTAGATCTCGGAGTTGAGCCCTGATGTGCCACAATTGTGGCAATAACAAAATCTGTTTTATCTTTTAGTTCCAGAATGACTCTGCGAGAGATCTCCATTGCATACACTCCGTTTTTTTACTTCACCAAAGCCCTGATGTTGGGATAAAATACACACACTTTGGAATATGAAAGAGGATGAACGTATGGCTGCCGATAAAGAAATGGCCATTTGGGATCACATTAACGAACTACGCAGTCGTTTGCTCAAAGCCCTGTTCTCTTTAATTGTAACTACTCTCCTAAGTTTCATGTTCTCCCAGTACGCCATTGAGATTCTTGCAAGACCCATTGGCGGAATAAAAAATGTCGTTTCCATTGAAGTTACAGAAAACGTTGGCGTTTTCATGCGTGTTTCTTTGCTTAGTGGTTTTATTCTGGCTCTTCCCTATATCTTATATCAGATTTTTGCGTTTATTGTGCCCGGACTGTTGCCGCATGAAAAACGAATTCTTTTCACCGTAATCCCGATTGCTTCCATTCTATTTATTTCCGGTGTAGCGTTTTCTTACTTTGTCATGTTACCGGCGGCGATCCCCTTTCTGGTTTCTTTTTTAGGGGTACAGTCTTTTATCCGCCTCTCGAACTACATTAACTTTGTAACAAACCTGATGTTTTGGATTGGGGTGAGTTTTGAAACTCCTCTAATTGTGTTTGTTTTGGCAAAGTTTAAGATTGTTAATTCCAGGATGTTACTGGCACAGTGGCGTTACGCAATCGTCATCATTGCCGTAATTGCGGCAATGATCACACCTACAGTAGACCCCGTCAACATGGGGTTATTGATGGCTCCGTTATTTGCGTTGTATTTGCTCAGCGTATTCTTTGCTCGATTCGCCCAATAATCTTATTCTTCTTCCTCGTCACTTGATTGGGCATATTTATCATAAGTTTGCACAGGCGGCACAGGAAGGGATGTTCCATCTTTTCCATGAGTTGAAGAAGTAGACGCATTCAGAGGAACAGACTTTGCAGGAGGATTCAAGTCCAGGTTGACTTCAACTTTCCCTGCTTCTTTGACTGTCTCGTTGATCTCGCGGTTGACTTCCTTGACTGTGTTTTCAACTTCCTCCGCGGTTAATTGCGTAGATTTTCGAATCTCTTCCAGATCTTCTTCCAATCCAGTTTCACGAACAATCTTTGTTGGTAATTCCCGGATTTCCTGGGAATACCCCATAATCTCACGCCAAATAGGCGACTGAACAACTTTACGAATCCATAAACCTATTTGCCTTGCAGTCTTAATCATCCCTTCTGGACCAAGCAAAATGAACATTACAAGAAATATAATAATTAATTCCAGGGGCCCAATGTTCAAGATTTGCATAAGACTGGTTTGTAATCCTTTGATGACTTAAGATTTACTGGCTGATTATAATCCAATCATCCCCAGAAAAAGAAAAACCTCTCTTGTTTTAGAGAGGTTTTTAGCATTCTCACACCGGGAGGTAAATTACTGCTGAATGATATCAAAAGGTATTTGCATCAGTTCAAAGAGCGCCTTAAGTTCGTCTATCACACTCCCATAAATCATAACCCAATTCCTTCCACTACCTGTTGCCGAAACTACATCAAGATAGTGGTCAATTGTGCAATCCGGCCGGATAACGGCTTGAGGAAGCCCTTCAACCCATAATTCGCTTTCCAGGCACATTCCTGAAGTGATCAAGGCTTTCCATCCATCAGAGCGATATTCCATCTGGAGCATGGTCACCCTGCCTGGCTTTGCAATAAACTCCAGTTGCACTCCGCCGTCAGGGTCTGCACGATTACAATAATAATCTCCGCAAACAAGAGAAAGTTTTGGCGCGCTAATATTTGGGAATTGTAACCCGGTATGTCCGCCTACAAGGATGTTCCGGGCTTTGTCCCAAAACCATGCTTTGAACAGAAAACCTACCTGCCCGGTTACCAGACGCAGAAGCACACTGCTTAAGATCGCCCCCGGATCTAGGGTCGTCAGGTAAATAGTGTGAGGATTATCACTCCATTCCGGAGGCAGTCCCGGACAGATTTTTAATGCTTTGCGAATTTCTGCAGAATGGGCTGGAAGAGCAAGCACATCTAAATTATTCTGAAAGGCCACCCGTCGTAAAGCCACAGAGAGTTTTGCCCCCAACTGTAATGTAGGTATGGTTACCATCAAATCGGGAACATGCTCCCTTAATTGTTGAACATACTCAGCAACTTCATCCTCTGACACTTTTGTCACTTCTTCCTGATACTCGGTAAGATGAACTTCCTTCAGAGTAATGCCCAATTCTTGAAATTCTTTGAAGATTTCATCGGTTTTAACCCCCGTGTGCTCCAGCACTGCGATATTTGCACGTCTCAACTGAGTCTTAACGCGTGCCGACTGAATAAAAGCGTCCAATTTGTGCAGCAAATCGGCATCTTGAATCGACCCAAAGACAGGCAAGTAGGGGACAGATCGTTTGCGCAGTTCGTAGAAAGCCACAAACATTGATGCCGCACCAGAAGCACGAAGGTACTCCTCATAAGAAAGTGGCTTTGGTGCTCTTTTCCATGGAAGATAACACCACGTTACCAGTGGTTTTTTACCTACCGCGGCAACAAGTTCCTGGATGTGCAATTCTTCTACCTGGGTTTGGTATAAAAGAATGACAATATCGCTCTCATCCGATTGAAATGCTTGAACAAAACTCAATAGGTCTTGATTGGTAGAAACCACCCAGTGCGAGCAGATACGATATTTTTCGGAGAGCTTTTCCAGAATTGCCCGGCGATCTGCCTCCAATTCCTGGTGGATCGACTCAAAGGCGGGCTTTTTCAAGTGATCGGAGTATAAAAAGATAACACTGACCTGCGTTTGGGATTCCACGGTATTGTCCTCCATGTTCAACTGGATTTATCTCTGGATCAGCGAACAATTCGCGGGGCTAACCAAATCCCACGATCCTGTTTCATTTCTCCATTGGCTAATACAGTAAGAATGAAGCGGACAGTTTTTCCATTAAGAGGGCTCAGGTCAACTTCTACACTGCGGAAAGTTTCATCGTACACTTCATTCCAGTAAGCCAGGGTTTGAATGGGGTCTGTGCCTATTTGATAATCCAGTTGGAAACGCATATCACAGGACTTGTAGTTATAACTGCAGCCAATAATGGCTTTGAACTTATCCCCTGTTTGCACTTTATACCCCGGGAATTTCCCTCTCAATGTTCCATCAGTAATGGCTTGAGGTTGGGTAATCAGAGCAGGCTCATCATCAACTACACCGCTTTCTAATTGAGGTTTTTGCTGTACCAGCACAAAGCCCTTAGCGTCTCCATCCGTTCCAGGACATGGCAAGGTGCCCGCTCCACTACTCCACTCTGCAGAGCATACCATGAGCACAAAATCAAAGGGATATGCAGAGGTCCCGCTTTTAACTTCAATATCTACATAGAAAGCAGAGTCTCGTGAACCTAATCCAAATACAGTGCCATCCGGGGCGCGCAGTTTCCAACTACTGCGATATTTTCCTTCGGTAGTAGGGGCGGTAAAGGTAATGGAGATATCAATGGTTTCTCCGGGGGCTACCGTGGCATTTAGCGGGGTCGGAGAGGCTCCTCCCATTCGATCCCCCCCTGAAAAGACAGCAGAGTAATTGGTGTTCCAGGTGCAGGTTCCATTGTTTTTTAGCCGCCAAACCTTTGTGAATGTGGCACCGGGTGGAATAATCGTACCATCAGGAATGGTTACATCGGCAACAAAGCCGGCACGATTGCAAGGCACCGGTGTTGCTGTAGGAACGGGTGTAAAAGTAGGAAACGGCGTAAAAGAGGGCAAAGGCGTTTGTGTAGGGGGCAAGGTAGATGTAGGCAATGGGGTACTGCTTGGAGGAACAGCCGTGAAAGTTGGGGTAAAAGTGGATCCCAATAACGCGGCTTTGGTAGCAATGTTAGCCATTTCAGTTTCCATTGCATAGGCTGTTGCTGTAGCTTGTGCAGCCTGCTGAATAATCAGAGCACTTTGTGTAGCCACTTGGCTTTCATCCACCTGGGGTGTACCTAACAAATTACATCCAGAAAGGACGAAGAAGATGAACCCCAAATAAGTGAGTAAATATGATCTCTTCTTTGACATGATCCCTCCCAATCGAGTGACGAAAACAACACTCTGAAAGTTCCTGAATATCTTCCTTATGATGAGGATGTTATACTTGGCGTAATCAAAATTTATGATCCGTATTGCTTACTTTATCACACCTCATGGATTTGGACATGCTGCAAGGGCAACCGCCGTGATGCTGGCTTGCTTGCAGAAATGTCAGGATTTGTGGTTTGAGGTGTACACTACTGTTCCCCAATGGTTTTTTGAAGACTCTCGACTGATTAATTATACAATTCATCCTTTGGCTTGTGATGTTGGAATGGTCCAGAAAAATTCTATGGAAGAGGATATTCCCGCCACAATTAAGGCGTTACAATATTTTTATCCCGTCAACAAACAGTTGATTGAAGAACTATCCAGGGAATTTAGCGAAAAGGAAATAAGAGCGGTGCTCTGCGATGTAGCCCCTTTAGGAATTCTTGCGGCTCATCAAGCCCGAATTCCCTCGCTGCTAATAGAAAATTTTACCTGGGACTGGATTTATGAAGGTTACCTTTCAGAAGAACCAGATTTTCAGCCTTTCATCGAATATTTGCAAGGCGTATATCGCCAGGTAATCTATCATATTCAGACCCAGCCGGCTTGCTCGGTAAGTACTCAGGCTGATTTGAACGTTTTTCCTGTCAGTCGCCCCATTTACAGTTCTAGAGAGGAGATTCGCAAATCCTTGACAATTCCTCAAGATGTTCCAGCGGTCTTAATCACCATGGGAGGAATTGAAAGCAATCAATTTCCTTTTGAGGTATTGAAAAAGATGCCCAATGTAGTCTTCATTGTGCCAGGAGGCGCAAAAACCCCTTACAAACAGGCG of Anaerolinea thermophila UNI-1 contains these proteins:
- a CDS encoding protein-tyrosine phosphatase family protein; this translates as MIRKALQIVYRRLTEQGLRISLLWLYGRGLPALTGMPLLRFSRITPSLYVGPQYRKNGLRLLQSEGIHAVVNMREEKDDRDFGLAPAQYCYLPTPDDEAPTIEQLHQGVDFIQKIIQQGGKVYIHCGAGVGRAPTMAAAYFIHQGMSVEEAINTIRLVRPFIFITPPQIKQLYRYYEIVHSDGHVS
- a CDS encoding sec-independent translocation TatB produces the protein MQILNIGPLELIIIFLVMFILLGPEGMIKTARQIGLWIRKVVQSPIWREIMGYSQEIRELPTKIVRETGLEEDLEEIRKSTQLTAEEVENTVKEVNREINETVKEAGKVEVNLDLNPPAKSVPLNASTSSTHGKDGTSLPVPPVQTYDKYAQSSDEEEE
- a CDS encoding MFS transporter; protein product: MGKHKHSGRTLFALGLGYLVDQGEGQSMGVLSPIIQSIWGITFQQIGIMETLRSIAQTVSAPFWGYVSDKFSRKKVLIFGTGVWGIWTVLVGLVPNFYSMLLIRAISGLGLGCLMPATFSLLGDHYPQNQRGRALGVIGLVGLMGTVLGVLALGFVASPELWRWGFIGLGLASILSGIIIWLLVEEPPRGSAEPELAGLITHDDEKEYSINWKDMFNTLRIPTIWAAILQGITGSMPWVVMGIYFINWMVRELGYSNDISFSDPKGSAPLVFAGVVVSAAISNLLGGFIGDFAEKVNPKYGRTVIGQFSVFVGVPLMYILLTQAKNWSFIQLFIFASVTALLIGWPGRGAKEPMMQAVVPPEMRSSAYSIVNLIEGGLSAFASYIAGSLADQIGLTNALLWTIPFPWVICGLLFSIFYFTYPRDAEKVRRMMEQRRDELIQKRQAVAVD
- a CDS encoding NBR1-Ig-like domain-containing protein; translated protein: MSKKRSYLLTYLGFIFFVLSGCNLLGTPQVDESQVATQSALIIQQAAQATATAYAMETEMANIATKAALLGSTFTPTFTAVPPSSTPLPTSTLPPTQTPLPSFTPFPTFTPVPTATPVPCNRAGFVADVTIPDGTIIPPGATFTKVWRLKNNGTCTWNTNYSAVFSGGDRMGGASPTPLNATVAPGETIDISITFTAPTTEGKYRSSWKLRAPDGTVFGLGSRDSAFYVDIEVKSGTSAYPFDFVLMVCSAEWSSGAGTLPCPGTDGDAKGFVLVQQKPQLESGVVDDEPALITQPQAITDGTLRGKFPGYKVQTGDKFKAIIGCSYNYKSCDMRFQLDYQIGTDPIQTLAYWNEVYDETFRSVEVDLSPLNGKTVRFILTVLANGEMKQDRGIWLAPRIVR
- a CDS encoding fructosamine kinase family protein encodes the protein MQTKPVSGGCIHHGVRLLAGEKSYFLKWNCGSLASVFPSEVDGLSRIAQKGVIKTPGVIALGTPEELEGCGYLLLEWISASPSPTLLSFRKLGEQLALHHLKTDSVFFGLDIDNYIGSTPQKNSPTANWVEFFRTQRLQFQFELALKNHLLTETQRKRLQKLMDHLEKWLPATPKPSLLHGDLWIENVLFDIEGTPILIDPAIYYGDREADLAFTELFHGFPADFYRAYQSVFPLEPEYQERKVLYNLYHLLNHLNIFGESYGAAVDRILIQYVG
- the tatC gene encoding twin-arginine translocase subunit TatC, with the translated sequence MAADKEMAIWDHINELRSRLLKALFSLIVTTLLSFMFSQYAIEILARPIGGIKNVVSIEVTENVGVFMRVSLLSGFILALPYILYQIFAFIVPGLLPHEKRILFTVIPIASILFISGVAFSYFVMLPAAIPFLVSFLGVQSFIRLSNYINFVTNLMFWIGVSFETPLIVFVLAKFKIVNSRMLLAQWRYAIVIIAVIAAMITPTVDPVNMGLLMAPLFALYLLSVFFARFAQ
- a CDS encoding XdhC family aldehyde oxidoreductase maturation factor; translation: MEISRRVILELKDKTDFVIATIVAHQGSTPRSTGTKMLVFPDGRTAGTIGGGVLEAKVIERCLVRLNQLKGELQSYQFTGKDAASMDMICGGEVLVLITCVPKSDSEFFNVQQTILTWEEKAQNFVEIIGLQDNGDCLYGGKNLSTSEEIGWIPQTSDVSIEAKTKFMTISGVSVFLEYHEPQTTAYIFGAGHVGQAIALFAKPVGFRVVVIDDRDEFANPDRFPQADEIIVTSSITDIFRERKFKTTDYIVIVTRGHLQDYQVLEQALQTDAGYIGMIGSRRKNYLIFQSLREKGLPEEKLQQVHAPIGLPIGAETPEEIAISILAEMIQHRANHRKG
- a CDS encoding glycosyltransferase family protein encodes the protein MIRIAYFITPHGFGHAARATAVMLACLQKCQDLWFEVYTTVPQWFFEDSRLINYTIHPLACDVGMVQKNSMEEDIPATIKALQYFYPVNKQLIEELSREFSEKEIRAVLCDVAPLGILAAHQARIPSLLIENFTWDWIYEGYLSEEPDFQPFIEYLQGVYRQVIYHIQTQPACSVSTQADLNVFPVSRPIYSSREEIRKSLTIPQDVPAVLITMGGIESNQFPFEVLKKMPNVVFIVPGGAKTPYKQANLILLPHRSGYYHTDLMNACDAVIGKLGYSTLAEAYWTGTPYGFIPRARFRESPPLAVFAKETMGGLEIPMESFWGEPLLSFIEYLIQIPKKNAVMNGSEQIADFLMGLVNQKTPL
- a CDS encoding low molecular weight protein-tyrosine-phosphatase, with amino-acid sequence MPPECSRRKPSLLKNGLLFFCSSFLYFLSKLDFAIKINSMEHQNHRHKILFVCTGNICRSPMAEAIFQHLVKQAGVENHFEVASAATTSWEVGEPPHPGTLSVLKKHGIPINPTKRAVKITPRDLEYYDHILVMDSDNVRALKGFDKVQRLTHFAPPGSPQDIPDPYYTGDFDEVFDLIHASCQNLLKHFQKDDESTS
- a CDS encoding saccharopine dehydrogenase NADP-binding domain-containing protein — encoded protein: MITLFGATGYTGRKIAAELERRGLPFRIAGRSRERLTELSNSLPSRPAWIVADAQKNETLPPLFKDTRLLINCAGPFTDLGEKVAQMASFAGVHYLDTTNELAFVYRLQTYHKMAVTNHSFLLPACAFEIALSDVIIAKLLQETSAQHVYVVYHTPDTKISKGTRLSALRSLTTSWIGFQDGSWNGMVPAGKSSQFQFPSGVQTAIQIPSAEVFSVPWRHPVRSVEVWMTVSRSWGFWGPVVLPYFARFMRSIFGKWVYTLISRHDPLPVEDAESPFEILIGVQEQQEQDWRQALVSGKGPYTLTAKIAGYAASRVLGNTNLPNGLITPSVLFSYGEFIEEMQANGIQFTF